Proteins encoded by one window of Vicia villosa cultivar HV-30 ecotype Madison, WI unplaced genomic scaffold, Vvil1.0 ctg.000334F_1_1_3, whole genome shotgun sequence:
- the LOC131626926 gene encoding uncharacterized protein LOC131626926 translates to MSEAISADSTPSIHGVHIHGTASFKARNKGYQTDTLNPYFMHPNENPALILVTPLLSPNNYHSWSRSMTMALRSKKKLHFINGVLPRPMDEDVNYLAWDRCNTMIMSWLHNSVESEIAQSILWMETAEEIWNELKARFYQGDVFRISDIQEEIYNLKQAITKIRAYHDGDQVIRFLKGLNEQYSAVRYQIMLMEPLPNLCRVYSLLVQQERQDAISIDESKLLACPNASSTANNTHQNSSASTSSRGRGRGDRSYGGRGRGSRICTHCGMTNHTVDTCFKKHGYPPHWK, encoded by the exons ATGTCTGAAGCAATCTCTGCAGATTCTACTCCCAGCATCCATGGCGTCCACATTCATGGAACTGCTTCATTCAAAGCTAGGAATAAGGGTTATCAAACCGATACCCTTAACCCCTATTTCATGCATCCGAACGAAAATCCTGCATTAATCCTCGTTACTCCATTGTTATCACCCAACAATTATCATTCTTGGTCAAGATCTATGACCATGGCTTTGCGTTCCAAGAAAAAGCTTCATTTTATCAATGGTGTCTTGCCTCGGCCAATGGATGAAGATGTTAACTATCTTGCATGGGATAGATGCAACACAATGATCATGTCTTGGCTTCACAATTCTGTTGAATCTGAAATTGCACAAAGTATCTTATGGATGGAAACTGCAGAAGAGATATGGAATGAACTCAAAGCACGATTTTATCAAGGAGATGTATTTCGCATTTCTGACATTCAAGAAGAGATCTACAATTTGAAGCAAG CCATTACCAAGATTCGAGCTTACCATGATGGTGATCAAGTCATACGGTTTCTTAAAGGATTGAATGAACAATATTCAGCTGTTAGATATCAGATTATGCTCATGGAGCCTCTTCCAAATTTGTGTAGAGTCTACTCATTACTTGTTCAGCAAGAAAGACAGGATGCCATCTCCATTGATGAGTCTAAACTCCTAGCTTGCCCTAATGCCAGTTCCACTGCCAACAACACACACCAAAATTCATCTGCCAGCACCAGTTCTAGAGGCAGAGGTAGAGGTGATAGGTCTTATGGTGGTAGAGGAAGAGGATCCAGAATTTGCACTCACTGTGGCATGACTAACCACACAGTTGATACATGCTTCAAAAAGCATGGCTACCCACCTCATTGGAAATAA